In Candidatus Polarisedimenticolia bacterium, a single genomic region encodes these proteins:
- a CDS encoding S8 family serine peptidase → MMLRLCSRGRALVLGHLLTSLLLFAPPTLAGPYVTETSGIRWNDTGGIRWNDTGGIRWNDAGGIRWNDTGGIRWNDTGGLLFSDATGLHWNDPGGIRWNDVGALLFDGALQTGIASIDLELLSRLSFLPDTSWLNVIVTYRSAPTASDLADLQALGILGGTRFRRLPMVVVNATRDQIVRIAALPAVRSVFADRTLSWLDAESRALIGLDEVAADLSLPRPGGLPLSGAGVTIAVLDSGVDATHPDLPFGSKVTGNVRLAPATGVGLGFSYPVAVEGLPDTDLVLGHGTAVASVAAGTGLASGGVHRGVAPGASILGLSAGDLFIVHVLEGFDYILENAARYGVRVVNCSWGTEGWFDPDDPVNIATRLLYDAGITVVFAVGNQGPAADTLNPYAAAPWVIGVASSRKDGRLSAFSSRGIFEEVLYHPTIMAPGEAITVASPVVLNGGAYYATESGTSFAAPHVAGVVALMLQARPDLTPGAIKRLLQATATPVLVRDRSEVGAGLLDAWAAITGGVDPARPFGTHIPGWLDERPYRIEHRPAIVTREVLPAGGRLSLPVTVEPGALSWQALLAWGTLPGLNDLDLVVFDPSGRELARGDSFDGLSLFGRAEGAHLLGAIPETLDVETYFKPGSGLADQEFQMRQENAVAVVTDYTDVAGLPPDDRDTVTRAVGRNVLIGRGNVFDAYDDLTRGELARALALAAGRPQRIPVRPSFNDVGTGNPLFPYIESVAGSRARLKLIDPKNAISFAPIAGVSRLDFAVALVRGAGLQAEAEARAGESLGFLDQNKIPLALRGYVAVAVERGLIDTVVSGGAVSFDPKGDVPRIAAARFLLRLLELR, encoded by the coding sequence ATGATGCTTCGCTTGTGCTCGCGTGGTCGGGCCCTGGTGCTCGGCCACCTGCTCACCTCGCTCCTGCTGTTCGCCCCGCCGACACTGGCCGGGCCCTATGTCACCGAGACGTCCGGCATTCGCTGGAACGATACCGGAGGGATCCGCTGGAACGATACCGGGGGGATCCGCTGGAACGACGCCGGAGGCATCCGCTGGAACGACACCGGAGGGATTCGCTGGAACGACACCGGGGGTCTCCTGTTCAGCGACGCGACGGGCCTTCACTGGAACGATCCTGGAGGAATCCGCTGGAACGACGTCGGCGCGCTCCTGTTCGATGGCGCCCTTCAGACCGGAATCGCGAGCATCGACCTGGAGCTCCTGAGCCGGCTGTCGTTCCTGCCCGACACATCCTGGCTCAACGTCATCGTCACCTACCGCTCGGCGCCGACGGCGTCCGACCTGGCCGATCTCCAGGCCCTGGGGATCCTGGGCGGTACCCGGTTCCGCCGGCTTCCGATGGTCGTGGTGAACGCCACGCGCGATCAGATTGTCCGCATCGCGGCCCTGCCGGCGGTCCGTTCGGTGTTCGCGGATCGCACGCTGTCGTGGCTCGACGCGGAAAGCCGGGCGCTCATCGGCCTGGACGAGGTCGCGGCCGATCTGTCCCTTCCCCGGCCGGGGGGCCTGCCCCTGTCGGGCGCGGGCGTCACCATCGCGGTGCTCGACTCCGGAGTGGACGCGACGCACCCCGACCTGCCGTTCGGGAGCAAGGTCACCGGGAACGTGCGTCTGGCCCCCGCCACGGGCGTCGGCCTTGGCTTCAGTTACCCGGTGGCGGTGGAGGGGCTCCCCGACACGGACCTGGTGCTCGGCCACGGCACCGCGGTCGCCTCGGTGGCGGCGGGGACGGGGCTGGCGAGCGGAGGGGTCCATCGGGGCGTCGCTCCCGGAGCGTCGATCCTCGGGCTCTCCGCCGGGGACCTGTTCATCGTGCACGTCCTGGAGGGGTTCGACTACATCCTGGAAAACGCCGCGCGCTACGGCGTGCGGGTGGTGAACTGCTCGTGGGGCACCGAGGGCTGGTTCGATCCCGACGATCCGGTCAACATCGCCACGCGCCTTCTGTACGACGCCGGAATCACCGTGGTCTTCGCCGTGGGCAACCAGGGACCCGCCGCCGACACCCTCAATCCCTACGCGGCGGCCCCCTGGGTCATCGGCGTCGCCTCGTCGCGCAAGGACGGCCGGCTGTCGGCATTCTCCTCGCGCGGCATCTTCGAGGAGGTGCTCTACCACCCGACGATCATGGCGCCGGGCGAGGCGATCACCGTCGCAAGCCCCGTGGTGCTCAATGGCGGAGCCTACTATGCAACCGAGAGCGGCACGTCGTTCGCCGCCCCGCACGTGGCGGGGGTCGTGGCGCTGATGTTGCAAGCACGGCCCGACCTGACCCCGGGGGCGATCAAGCGGTTGTTGCAGGCGACGGCCACTCCGGTCCTGGTCCGTGACCGCTCGGAGGTCGGAGCCGGCCTGCTCGATGCCTGGGCCGCCATCACGGGAGGAGTCGATCCGGCGAGGCCGTTCGGAACCCACATCCCCGGCTGGCTCGACGAGCGTCCCTACCGCATCGAGCACCGGCCGGCGATCGTGACCCGCGAGGTCCTGCCCGCGGGAGGGCGGCTGTCGCTTCCGGTCACCGTGGAGCCGGGCGCCCTGTCCTGGCAGGCGCTCCTCGCCTGGGGGACGCTCCCCGGCCTGAACGATCTCGATCTGGTCGTCTTCGATCCCTCCGGGCGGGAGCTGGCGCGCGGCGACTCCTTCGACGGCCTGTCGCTCTTCGGTCGTGCCGAGGGGGCGCACCTTCTGGGCGCGATTCCCGAGACGCTCGACGTGGAAACCTACTTCAAGCCCGGAAGCGGGCTCGCCGATCAGGAGTTCCAGATGCGCCAGGAGAACGCCGTGGCCGTGGTGACCGACTACACCGACGTCGCGGGGCTTCCGCCCGACGACCGCGACACGGTCACGCGCGCGGTGGGCCGGAACGTCCTGATCGGGCGCGGAAACGTCTTCGACGCCTACGACGACCTGACGCGCGGCGAGCTGGCGCGCGCCCTCGCGCTGGCCGCCGGCCGGCCGCAGAGGATTCCCGTCAGGCCTTCGTTCAACGACGTCGGCACGGGGAACCCCCTCTTTCCCTACATCGAAAGCGTTGCCGGCTCGCGCGCCCGGCTGAAGCTCATCGATCCGAAGAACGCCATCTCCTTCGCCCCGATCGCCGGAGTCAGCCGCCTCGATTTCGCGGTCGCGCTCGTGCGAGGCGCCGGTCTCCAGGCCGAGGCCGAGGCTCGCGCCGGCGAGTCCCTCGGCTTCCTCGACCAGAACAAGATCCCCCTGGCGCTCCGCGGCTACGTCGCGGTCGCGGTGGAGCGGGGCCTCATCGACACAGTCGTTTCGGGAGGGGCCGTGAGTTTCGACCCGAAGGGGGACGTGCCGCGGATCGCGGCGGCCCGCTTCCTCCTCAGGCTGCTGGAGTTGAGGTAG
- a CDS encoding tetratricopeptide repeat protein, whose product MSESSTRPVAKLQPPATGPLHLRRPRLMDRLHAGLEKRATVVLAGPGYGKTALLALFLRESGEDSVWLSLDPSDRDPFVFFRNIVQGFAEHVPEMGERSLRAYEDLRSHPLEAERLADVFIDDAEELLGGRIVLVVDGVEHLEGSSSCVQALRRLALCLPGAIHLVLAGRSLPDVGIENGSAGDAVTRIEGDELLFTLDETRTLLRDAFGLRVRPDTVGRIHARTRGWVTALQLLRQTARLEASATDPPEGLFARTESEIFDYFSEEVFASETVEVREFLLGSCPPQVVDPEVCSEVLQKFEAGSLLADLARRHMFISALEGRGSYYAYDPLFHDFLRRKLRAARGPEGSRALELRYGRAFAQRGDFPRALAHFLAAESLKETADLLQRRGDALLRAGMSGAVREAALFLSLRGARPPIAAALLGEACRLAGDHTAAIAHFQAALDARGEGAGEITGHDRAAAFQGLAYSLSRLGEMARAEVSAAQALAEVGSEDPGLRARVLNTLALVRWRQKRLTEALALWEEALVLARQAADDHLVLMIAHNLGLPHAAAGDFSRARECFRSLTGPDNPRLGPEEGAAYLNLSRIARLQGDYVGAATLLGDAREIAQMRRLQGLLADVLEEEGNLCRDRGDLESASERYARAGAALSDLGRQDLLDSLAGEEAILAARRGNHGEAETLAAEAVARRRAAGDEEGVAAALLALGEVRVCARAASRAIRVLAEAAAYFSASGRAYQECMARLWLALARQLERDRHRAVAQALRALEIAARYDYRAQVLRIAAQDADFRDLLASLADAPGYLQMASAGGLWEAGAARPVATPSSGVPGAIVMVADAVGAVDLTVRLLGPIEVYRDAAHRIPGDPGVRRALGAFCCLAVARDHRVTREQLAEALWGNARPSAIERNFHSTISLLRRALNHGHHVPKNFIRCEQGAYLLNPAYRYDIDVETFEELVRSARRNASSQDAAGALADYAAAIALHRGPLMDGERDDWIGAPRAFYETLYFAALGEAAALRLRREDAEREAACFRIIVERNPLDERVSCRLMRALGEIGDREGLDREFSRLRQALADDRGAGPRAGTRRAYQDVLKRMREGRGRSVPAARKPARPALRRRPDGART is encoded by the coding sequence ATGAGCGAATCCTCGACCCGGCCCGTCGCCAAGCTCCAGCCTCCCGCGACCGGCCCCCTCCACCTGCGCCGCCCGCGGCTCATGGATCGGCTGCACGCCGGGCTCGAGAAGCGGGCCACGGTCGTCCTGGCGGGGCCGGGGTACGGCAAGACGGCTCTCCTGGCGCTCTTCCTCCGGGAATCCGGTGAGGATTCGGTCTGGCTCTCGCTCGACCCGTCCGACCGCGACCCCTTCGTATTCTTCCGCAACATCGTGCAGGGGTTTGCGGAACACGTGCCGGAAATGGGCGAGCGCAGCCTGAGAGCCTATGAAGACCTGCGGTCCCATCCGCTGGAAGCCGAGCGCCTGGCCGACGTCTTCATCGACGACGCGGAGGAATTGCTCGGCGGACGCATCGTCCTGGTGGTCGACGGCGTCGAGCACCTCGAGGGCTCCTCATCCTGCGTGCAGGCGCTGCGGCGGCTCGCCCTCTGCCTGCCCGGCGCCATTCACCTGGTCCTGGCGGGGCGCTCGCTGCCGGACGTCGGCATCGAGAATGGGTCGGCGGGAGACGCGGTCACTCGGATCGAAGGAGACGAGCTGCTGTTCACGCTCGACGAGACACGCACGCTGCTGCGGGACGCCTTCGGCCTCCGGGTGCGGCCGGACACCGTCGGCCGGATCCACGCCCGCACCCGCGGCTGGGTCACGGCCCTGCAGCTCCTGCGGCAGACGGCACGGCTCGAAGCGAGCGCCACCGACCCGCCGGAGGGCCTGTTCGCGCGCACGGAATCGGAGATCTTCGACTATTTCAGCGAGGAGGTCTTCGCCTCCGAGACCGTCGAGGTGCGGGAGTTCCTGCTGGGATCCTGCCCGCCCCAGGTCGTCGACCCCGAGGTCTGCTCCGAGGTCCTCCAGAAATTCGAGGCGGGCAGCCTCCTCGCGGATCTGGCGCGCCGGCACATGTTCATCTCGGCCCTGGAGGGCCGAGGAAGCTACTACGCCTACGATCCCCTGTTCCACGATTTCCTGCGCCGCAAGCTCCGCGCCGCGCGCGGCCCCGAAGGGAGCAGGGCGCTCGAGCTGCGCTATGGCAGGGCGTTCGCGCAGCGCGGCGACTTTCCCCGGGCCCTGGCGCACTTCCTGGCGGCCGAAAGCCTGAAGGAGACCGCCGATCTCCTGCAACGCCGGGGCGATGCTCTGCTGCGCGCCGGGATGTCGGGAGCGGTCCGCGAGGCGGCGCTCTTTCTTTCATTGCGCGGCGCGCGACCGCCGATCGCGGCGGCGCTTTTGGGTGAGGCCTGCCGGCTGGCGGGAGACCACACCGCCGCCATCGCGCACTTCCAGGCCGCCCTGGATGCGCGCGGCGAAGGAGCCGGGGAGATCACCGGCCACGATCGGGCCGCCGCCTTCCAGGGGCTGGCCTACTCCCTGTCGAGGCTCGGCGAGATGGCGCGCGCGGAGGTGAGCGCCGCGCAGGCCCTGGCGGAGGTCGGGAGCGAGGACCCCGGCCTGCGGGCTCGCGTCCTGAACACGCTGGCCCTCGTCCGCTGGCGGCAGAAGCGCCTGACCGAGGCCCTCGCGCTCTGGGAGGAGGCCTTGGTCCTCGCGCGGCAGGCGGCGGATGACCATCTCGTCCTCATGATCGCCCACAATCTCGGCCTGCCGCACGCGGCGGCCGGCGATTTCAGCCGCGCCAGGGAGTGCTTCCGCAGCCTGACTGGCCCGGACAATCCGCGGCTGGGGCCGGAGGAGGGGGCGGCCTACCTGAACCTCTCCCGCATCGCGAGGCTCCAGGGGGACTACGTCGGCGCGGCGACGCTTCTCGGCGACGCGCGCGAGATCGCCCAGATGCGACGGCTTCAGGGGCTGCTCGCCGACGTTCTCGAGGAGGAAGGGAACCTCTGTCGCGACCGCGGCGACCTGGAATCGGCGAGCGAGCGGTACGCCCGGGCAGGGGCCGCGCTGTCGGACCTCGGACGGCAGGACCTGCTCGACAGCCTCGCGGGCGAGGAGGCGATCCTGGCCGCCCGACGCGGCAACCATGGCGAGGCGGAAACGCTGGCTGCGGAGGCGGTGGCCCGCCGGCGCGCCGCCGGTGACGAGGAGGGCGTGGCCGCCGCGCTCCTGGCGCTGGGCGAGGTGCGCGTCTGCGCCCGTGCGGCCTCGCGAGCCATCCGGGTGCTCGCCGAAGCGGCCGCTTACTTCTCCGCGAGCGGCCGGGCGTACCAGGAATGCATGGCCCGGCTCTGGCTCGCGCTGGCCCGCCAGCTGGAGCGCGATCGGCACCGCGCCGTCGCGCAGGCCCTGAGGGCGCTGGAGATCGCCGCGCGCTATGACTATCGGGCGCAGGTGCTGCGGATCGCGGCCCAGGACGCCGATTTCCGTGACTTGCTGGCGTCGCTCGCGGATGCGCCGGGTTACCTCCAGATGGCTTCGGCCGGAGGCCTTTGGGAAGCCGGCGCCGCGAGGCCTGTGGCGACTCCATCATCCGGCGTGCCCGGCGCGATCGTCATGGTGGCGGATGCCGTCGGGGCCGTCGACCTGACGGTGCGGCTGCTCGGGCCGATCGAGGTGTACCGGGACGCGGCTCACCGTATCCCGGGGGACCCGGGCGTCCGGCGCGCGCTCGGGGCGTTCTGCTGCCTCGCCGTGGCTCGCGACCATCGCGTCACCCGGGAACAGCTCGCCGAGGCCCTGTGGGGAAATGCGCGGCCATCCGCGATCGAGCGCAATTTCCACTCGACCATCTCCCTGCTGCGCCGGGCGCTCAACCATGGTCACCATGTTCCGAAGAACTTCATCCGCTGCGAGCAGGGGGCCTATCTCCTGAACCCGGCCTACCGCTACGACATCGACGTCGAGACCTTCGAGGAGCTCGTGCGCTCCGCCCGCCGCAACGCGTCGAGCCAGGACGCGGCGGGGGCGCTCGCCGACTATGCGGCGGCGATCGCGCTTCACCGCGGTCCGCTGATGGACGGGGAGCGCGACGACTGGATCGGGGCGCCGAGGGCGTTCTACGAGACCCTGTATTTTGCCGCCCTGGGGGAGGCGGCCGCCCTTCGTCTGCGGCGCGAGGATGCCGAGCGCGAGGCCGCCTGCTTCCGCATCATCGTCGAGCGGAACCCGCTCGACGAGCGAGTCTCGTGTCGCCTGATGCGGGCCCTCGGAGAGATCGGCGACCGCGAGGGGCTGGACAGGGAGTTCAGCCGGCTCAGGCAGGCCCTCGCCGACGACCGGGGCGCGGGGCCGCGCGCCGGGACACGCCGCGCCTACCAGGACGTGCTGAAGAGAATGAGGGAGGGACGGGGCCGATCGGTGCCCGCGGCCCGGAAGCCGGCGCGCCCAGCGCTCCGCAGACGCCCGGATGGCGCCAGGACCTGA
- a CDS encoding ABC transporter substrate-binding protein has translation MRRYGILLVLGFAAVLLAGIGGGPAARRPGPSRLVIGVRGDVTSLNVYTAASAFDQEIADLLYPRLAYEEDDFRQGPPTFRAGVASSWDQSPDGTRLTFHLDPRAVWSDGRPITADDVLLSHRAASSPDVAWAGIDVKEFIDGVATPDPRAVTYRFVRDYPYELMDAVEGNILPAHVFDQTPLSEWPKRAFLEAPVAGGPFVLKRYERGALIELARNPLYFRAPLPRLDSVVFRVIPDEETLLNEVVSGGIDVMENVPPGAAARVQASPRLRLVRVPDLSYTFICWNTARPLFSDSRVRRALTMAIDREAIIEGLLPGVGRPAAGPVLSFMWARDPELEPVPFDPDAARRLLEEAGWRDRDGDGLIDRDGRPFRFELETDQASGQRSAVARMAVAQLRRIGVEAVPRLFESGAFVARHEAHEFDAFVGSWRESTKVDLKSNFHSASRDAGYNYGGYSSPDLDRLIDRARAERDPRAARPLWIAAQRIIVRDQPYTFLFERDRLHAVDRRLRLARVSPRSLYAGLEEWSLEATEEPHP, from the coding sequence ATGCGACGGTATGGGATCCTGCTGGTGTTGGGATTCGCGGCGGTGCTGCTCGCCGGCATCGGGGGCGGTCCCGCGGCGCGCCGTCCCGGGCCCAGCCGCCTGGTGATCGGGGTGCGCGGCGACGTGACGTCCCTCAACGTGTACACCGCGGCCAGCGCCTTCGACCAGGAGATCGCCGATCTTCTCTATCCCAGGCTCGCCTACGAGGAGGATGATTTCCGGCAGGGGCCGCCGACCTTCCGCGCCGGGGTGGCGTCGTCATGGGACCAGTCTCCCGACGGCACGCGCCTCACTTTCCACCTCGATCCGCGGGCCGTCTGGAGCGATGGGCGGCCGATCACCGCGGACGACGTCCTGCTGTCGCATCGCGCGGCCAGCAGTCCGGACGTCGCCTGGGCCGGGATCGACGTGAAGGAGTTCATCGACGGCGTCGCCACCCCCGATCCGCGGGCCGTCACCTACCGCTTCGTCCGGGACTACCCGTACGAGCTCATGGACGCGGTGGAGGGGAACATCCTCCCGGCGCACGTGTTCGACCAGACGCCCCTCTCCGAATGGCCGAAGCGCGCCTTCCTGGAGGCTCCGGTCGCCGGGGGCCCGTTCGTCCTGAAGCGCTACGAGCGTGGCGCGCTGATCGAGCTGGCGCGCAACCCCCTGTATTTCAGGGCTCCGCTGCCTCGGCTCGATTCCGTCGTCTTTCGCGTCATTCCCGACGAGGAGACCCTCCTCAATGAAGTCGTCTCCGGCGGCATCGATGTGATGGAAAACGTGCCCCCCGGCGCCGCCGCCCGCGTCCAGGCGTCCCCCCGGCTCCGCCTGGTGCGCGTCCCCGACCTGTCGTACACGTTCATCTGCTGGAACACGGCCCGGCCCCTGTTCTCGGATTCCCGCGTGCGCCGGGCGCTGACCATGGCGATCGACCGCGAGGCGATCATCGAGGGTCTTCTGCCCGGAGTCGGACGACCGGCGGCCGGGCCGGTGCTGTCCTTCATGTGGGCGCGCGATCCCGAGCTCGAGCCCGTGCCGTTCGATCCCGACGCCGCCCGGCGCCTTCTCGAAGAGGCGGGCTGGCGGGATCGGGACGGCGACGGCCTGATCGATCGCGACGGCCGGCCGTTCCGCTTCGAGCTGGAGACCGACCAGGCCTCCGGCCAGCGGTCGGCGGTCGCCCGCATGGCAGTCGCCCAGCTCCGCAGGATCGGAGTCGAGGCGGTGCCGCGACTCTTCGAATCGGGGGCCTTCGTCGCGCGGCACGAGGCGCACGAATTCGATGCCTTCGTCGGATCGTGGCGCGAGTCGACCAAGGTCGATCTGAAGAGCAATTTCCACAGCGCCTCGCGCGACGCCGGATACAACTACGGCGGATATTCGAGCCCGGACCTCGATCGGCTCATCGATCGGGCGCGCGCCGAGCGCGATCCCCGGGCGGCGCGGCCCCTCTGGATCGCGGCGCAGCGCATCATCGTCCGCGATCAGCCGTACACCTTCCTCTTCGAGCGCGATCGGCTGCACGCGGTCGATCGCCGCCTGCGACTGGCCCGCGTCAGCCCGCGAAGCCTTTATGCCGGGCTGGAGGAGTGGTCGCTCGAGGCGACCGAGGAGCCGCACCCATGA
- a CDS encoding ABC transporter permease has protein sequence MGPDLRAGRPGRTLTAGGLCAEYLRVIGFVARRLLSTIPFVWAATTLVFLLVEAAPGDPFDRLREPGVSVRTAARLHEAFGTTRPFHVRYLDWLGGLLQGDLGTSWSYRQPAAGLVRDAALNTLVLAGPALVLQFALGLAAGVAAARSRSGFADRVVSLAAAALYAVPSYCLALPLAWLMAVRLGWLPASQMHSIDSVDLPALSRLLDTLRHLALPCLALVLPAAGGIALYVRDQMRDALGRGFVSAARARGLGSRQADMRHALRAVLLPVAALLGVALPGLLGGSVAIEVLFAWPGLGRLAYQAVLARDVPLILGCTCLSSLLVAAGGLLADLAAAALDPRAREAQT, from the coding sequence ATGGGTCCGGATCTGCGGGCGGGGCGCCCCGGACGCACCTTGACGGCAGGCGGCCTGTGCGCCGAATATCTCCGCGTGATCGGGTTCGTGGCTCGCCGGCTGCTGTCGACCATTCCATTCGTCTGGGCGGCCACCACCCTCGTTTTCCTCCTGGTCGAGGCTGCGCCCGGCGACCCCTTCGACAGGCTTCGCGAGCCGGGCGTCAGCGTGAGGACGGCCGCCCGCCTGCACGAGGCCTTCGGCACCACCCGACCCTTCCACGTGCGATATCTCGATTGGCTCGGGGGCCTGCTCCAGGGGGACCTCGGTACCTCCTGGTCCTATCGACAGCCCGCAGCCGGCCTGGTCCGCGACGCGGCCCTCAACACCCTGGTGCTTGCCGGACCGGCGCTCGTCCTGCAATTCGCCCTGGGGCTCGCCGCCGGCGTCGCGGCGGCCCGCTCGCGCTCGGGCTTCGCCGACCGCGTCGTGTCGCTGGCCGCTGCGGCTCTCTACGCCGTCCCCTCCTATTGCCTGGCGCTGCCGCTCGCGTGGCTCATGGCCGTGAGGCTCGGCTGGCTCCCCGCCTCCCAGATGCATTCGATCGATTCCGTGGATCTTCCGGCCCTGTCGCGGCTCCTCGATACGCTGCGCCACCTGGCGCTTCCCTGCCTGGCTCTCGTCCTGCCGGCCGCCGGCGGGATCGCCCTGTACGTGCGCGATCAGATGCGCGACGCGCTCGGGCGCGGTTTCGTCAGCGCCGCCCGCGCCCGCGGCCTGGGAAGCAGGCAGGCGGACATGCGGCATGCCCTGCGGGCCGTCCTGCTTCCGGTCGCGGCGCTGCTCGGCGTGGCGCTTCCGGGGCTCCTCGGAGGAAGCGTGGCGATCGAGGTCCTGTTCGCCTGGCCCGGGCTGGGGCGCCTGGCCTACCAGGCGGTCCTGGCCCGCGACGTGCCGCTCATCCTCGGATGCACGTGTCTTTCGTCGCTCCTCGTCGCGGCCGGTGGCCTGCTGGCGGATCTCGCGGCAGCCGCCCTCGATCCGCGGGCGCGGGAGGCCCAGACGTGA
- a CDS encoding ABC transporter permease gives MSPGPVTHGARRLRRRSPWTITVVALLALAGPWIAPYPPEEQEDVAGARLLRPWTRAQALAAGPHRTLIVTGLHQTPDGWAFDRAGRRQTLPAADVTEKPSPRFYLLGTDALGRDLLSRLLYGMRHSVGLAALCVMLALLVGIGAGALAGLAGGLWDEMLMRGVEVLMSIPRLLLVLVCAALFRPSIPVLVLVLGGTTWTGLARIVRAEALAFRESGPAQAARAAGSSVPRLVLRYLVPQIAPVLAVFAALRLADTIVLESALSFLGLGVPPPAVSLGDILASGREVLQEAWWVAAAPGAMIAAIILIVRSASRDLVRLQDPPSMT, from the coding sequence GTGAGTCCGGGGCCCGTGACACACGGCGCCCGGCGTCTCCGCCGGAGGAGCCCCTGGACGATCACAGTGGTGGCCCTCCTCGCCCTCGCCGGGCCCTGGATCGCGCCCTATCCGCCGGAAGAACAGGAAGACGTCGCGGGGGCCCGCCTGCTTCGGCCGTGGACCCGGGCCCAGGCTCTCGCGGCGGGACCGCACCGCACGCTCATCGTTACCGGCCTGCACCAGACACCCGACGGCTGGGCCTTCGACCGGGCCGGTCGAAGGCAGACGCTGCCCGCTGCGGACGTCACGGAGAAACCTTCGCCGCGCTTCTATCTGCTGGGAACCGACGCGCTGGGACGGGACCTCCTGAGCCGGCTCCTTTACGGCATGCGGCACTCGGTCGGTCTCGCCGCCCTGTGCGTCATGCTGGCCCTTCTCGTCGGAATCGGCGCCGGCGCGCTCGCCGGGCTCGCCGGGGGGCTGTGGGACGAGATGCTGATGCGCGGCGTGGAGGTCCTGATGTCCATTCCGCGACTGCTCCTGGTTCTGGTCTGCGCCGCCCTCTTTCGACCCTCGATCCCGGTCCTCGTCCTGGTTCTGGGCGGAACGACCTGGACGGGGCTCGCCCGGATCGTCCGCGCCGAGGCCCTGGCTTTCCGGGAGAGCGGCCCGGCGCAGGCGGCCCGCGCCGCAGGCAGCTCGGTCCCGCGCCTGGTCCTCCGGTACCTCGTGCCTCAGATCGCCCCGGTGCTCGCCGTGTTCGCCGCGCTCCGGCTTGCCGACACGATCGTGCTGGAGTCGGCGCTCTCGTTCCTGGGCCTCGGGGTCCCGCCGCCCGCCGTCTCCCTCGGAGACATCCTGGCCTCGGGTCGCGAGGTGCTCCAGGAAGCCTGGTGGGTGGCGGCGGCGCCGGGAGCGATGATCGCCGCGATCATCCTGATCGTGCGCTCGGCCTCCCGCGATCTCGTCCGCCTGCAGGATCCGCCTTCGATGACCTGA